Proteins encoded within one genomic window of Cucumis sativus cultivar 9930 chromosome 3, Cucumber_9930_V3, whole genome shotgun sequence:
- the WRKY17 gene encoding probable WRKY transcription factor 20-like isoform X1 yields MDPTDSDLPDPSNASSGAKYKLLSPAKLPISRSPCITIPPGLSPTSFLDSPVLLTNLKVEPSPTTGSFTKLPMAHDSSGSAIYPMTSMAFSNTNASDEGRSNYFEFKPYVGPNMVPADLSHRKGEQFSEVQGQPQPFTAPPMTKMEISVMSNDLSRSTQMDTHTVASGVSVPEANGDEINHSLNTNSRVQAPQSDPKGSGIPVVSDRLSDDGYNWRKYGQKHVKGSEFPRSYYKCTHPNCEVKKLFERSHDGQITDIIYKGTHDHPKPQPSRRYSASASMNVQEDGTDKPSSLPGQDDRSCSMYAQTMHTIEPNGTTDPSMPANDRITEGAGTTLPCKNHDEVDDDDIYLKRRKMELGGFDVCPMVKPIREPRVVVQTLSEVDILDDGYRWRKYGQKVVRGNPNPRSYYKCTNVGCPVRKHVERASHDPKAVITTYEGKHNHDVPTAKTSSHDVTGPSTIPSSRYRLEESDTISLDLGVGIGTGGENRSNEYRQALHSQLVENRAPSGNFNFEVVQENSAPTYFGVLNRSVIN; encoded by the exons atgGACCCCACTGATTCCGACCTCCCCGATCCATCTAATGCCTCCTCCGGTGCTAAGTACAAGCTCTTGTCTCCCGCCAAGCTTCCGATCTCCAGGTCCCCTTGCATTACCATCCCTCCTGGCCTCAGTCCCACTTCATTTCTCGACTCTCCTGTTCTTCTTACCAACTTGaag GTAGAACCTTCTCCGACTACTGGGTCCTTTACCAAGCTTCCAATGGCACATGACTCTTCTGGCTCAGCGATTTATCCAATGACCAGCATGGCTTTCTCAAATACTAACGCCTCGGATGAAGGAAGATCCAACTACTTTGAGTTCAAACCATATGTTGGACCAAATATG GTTCCTGCAGATTTGAGTCATAGGAAAGGTGAACAATTTTCTGAAGTTCAAGGTCAACCTCAACCTTTTACTGCTCCACCCATGACTAAAATGGAGATCAGTGTCATGTCAAATGATTTGAGTCGATCAACCCAGATGGACACACATACAGTTGCCTCAGGGGTTAGTGTTCCTGAAGCCAATGGAGATGAGATCAACCATAGTTTGAACACAAATAGCAGGGTTCAGGCTCCACAATCTGATCCAAAAGGCAGTGGTATTCCAGTAGTTTCAGATAGGTTATCTGATGATGGATATAACTGGCGGAAGTATGGACAGAAGCATGTTAAAGGGAGTGAATTTCCGCGTAGCTATTATAAATGTACCCATCCTAACTGTGAAGTGAAAAAGCTCTTTGAACGCTCCCATGATGGGCAAATAACTGATATTATCTATAAAGGTACCCATGATCATCCTAAGCCTCAGCCAAGCCGGCGATATTCTGCCAGTGCTTCTATGAATGTTCAAGAAGATGGGACTGATAAGCCTTCATCTTTACCTGGCCAAGATG ACAGGTCTTGCAGCATGTATGCTCAGACAATGCATACCATTGAGCCAAATGGAACTACAGATCCATCCATGCCTGCAAATGATAGGATCACTGAAGGTGCAGGAACAACTCTGCCATGCAAGAATCACGATGAGGTTGATGATGATGACATATACTTGAAACGGAG GAAAATGGAACTTGGTGGTTTTGATGTCTGCCCAATGGTTAAACCAATCAGGGAACCGCGTGTTGTGGTTCAAACTCTAAGTGAGGTTGATATACTGGATGATGGGTATCGCTGGCGGAAATATGGTCAGAAGGTAGTGAGAGGAAATCCCAACCCGAG GAGTTATTACAAATGCACAAATGTTGGATGCCCTGTTCGAAAACATGTTGAAAGAGCATCCCATGACCCAAAAGCTGTTATAACTACATATGAAGGGAAACATAATCACGATGTTCCCACTGCAAAAACTAGTAGCCATGATGTCACAGGCCCATCGACAATTCCATCATCAAGGTATAGACTCGAGGAGAGTGACACCATAAGCCTTGATCTCGGCGTTGGCATTGGCACAGGTGGTGAGAATAGATCAAATGAATACAGGCAGGCATTGCATTCACAACTTGTTGAAAACCGAGCTCCAAGTGGGAATTTCAACTTTGAAGTAGTTCAAGAGAACTCGGCACCGACCTATTTCGGTGTGCTCAATAGAAGTGTTATAAATTAG
- the LOC101203347 gene encoding zinc finger CCCH domain-containing protein 18 — protein sequence MPVYEKFMEFSAHTRTVFHRINQIDPDNVMKIIGFLLLHDNGDQEMARLALANESHIEKVVMLAKTELHQLRSMPVPVSPLAIRNRQPSTSPPGWEQQQLTNKHTPDYISLGYHDSSMYDLQNAANLFCLEDHMEQSNSGLSSFDCSYADNMLNSFSTRNTRHYSNVPDFQPRTCHYYNKGFCKHGNSCRYLHSNLVPGSLSHLYNTNSNVNDDHVFRPGSLERLEFEIVELLKSRRGSPISIASLPMIYYEKYGKVLQAEGYLTESQRHGKSGFSLTKLLTRLKNSIQVIDRPHGQHAVILAEDAPKFMDHRKDRNDPGPIVSSARQIYMTFPADSTFTEDDVSDYFSVHYGMVEDVRIPCQQRRMFGFVTFHSMETVKLILSDDSEHLICGARVLVKPYREKSKLLERKYQERIEQQHQDYFASHYNSLESEQLHSIGRGYDFPPTMLRLRMEEQQQQQRELERSLSEMTLVQKSVVNQPYFSYQMNELKVPVPEATESFEHLMDILNVLNSGSNSSSSSTDDNKQQPHPQNVTDWNHMELNLESEGYNLPESPF from the exons ATGCCTG tgtatgaaaagtttatggaGTTTTCGGCTCACACTAGGACTGTATTCCATCGAATCAATCAAATCGATCCCGACAATGTCATGAAAATCATTGGATTCTTACTTCTCCATGATAATGGGGATCAGGAGATGGCGAGGCTAGCACTAGCAAATGAGAGCCATATTGAAAAAGTTGTTATGCTAGCCAAGACTGAGCTGCATCAACTGCGATCGATGCCAGTCCCGGTATCACCATTAGCCATTAGAAACAGGCAGCCTTCAACTTCCCCTCCTGGTTGGGAGCAACAACAGCTTACTAACAAGCATACTCCTGATTACATATCATTAGGCTATCATGATTCTTCTATGTATGACTTACAAAATGCAGCTAACTTATTTTGCTTAGAGGACCATATGGAACAGTCGAACTCGGGTCTCTCTAGCTTTGATTGTAGCTATGCTGATAATATGCTCAATAGCTTTAGTACTAGGAACACCCGCCATTACTCGAATGTGCCGGATTTTCAGCCTAGGACATGTCACTACTACAACAAAGGATTTTGCAAGCATGGAAATAGCTGTAGGTATCTCCATAGCAACCTCGTGCCTGGGAGCCTTTCTCATCTGTATAATACCAATTCTAATGTCAATGATGATCATGTTTTCCGACCTGGTTCACTTGAGAGGTTGGAGTTTGAAATTGTTGAGCTTCTTAAATCAAGAAGAGGCAGTCCTATTTCAATTGCTTCATTGCCAATGATTTACTATGAAAAGTATGGAAAAGTTCTTCAAGCTGAAGGTTACCTAACTGAGAGCCAAAGGCATGGTAAGTCAGGTTTTAGCTTGACGAAGCTCCTCACTCGATTGAAAAACAGCATCCAAGTGATCGACAG GCCTCATGGACAGCATGCAGTCATTTTGGCAGAAGATGCTCCGAAATTCATGGACCATAGGAAGGATAGGAATGATCCCGGGCCGATTGTTAGCAGTGCCCGACAGATATATATGACATTTCCAGCTGACAGTACCTTCACAGAAGATGATGTTTCTGATTACTTCAG TGTCCACTATGGAATGGTTGAAGATGTAAGGATACCCTGCCAACAAAGAAGGATGTTCGGGTTTGTCACATTTCACAGTATGGAGACTGTGAAACTAATCTTGTCTGATGATAGTGAGCATTTGATTTGCGGGGCTCGGGTTCTCGTGAAACCTTATAGAGAAAAGTCCAAGCTGTTGGAAAG GAAATACCAAGAAAGAATTGAACAACAACACCAAGATTACTTTGCTTCACACTACAACAGCCTTGAATCCGAGCAGCTTCACTCAA TTGGTAGAGGCTATGATTTCCCCCCCACAATGCTGAGACTAAGGATGGAAGagcagcagcaacaacagCGTGAACTCGAGAGGAGCCTTTCTGAGATGACCTTAGTTCAGAAATCGGTCGTGAATCAGCCCTACTTTAGCTATCAGATGAACGAACTGAAAGTTCCAGTCCCAGAag CTACAGAAAGTTTTGAGCATTTGATGGATATTCTCAACGTTCTAAATAGTGGCTCTAACTCTAGCTCGAGCTCTACTGATGATAATAAGCAGCAACCCCACCCCCAAAACGTGACAGATTGGAATCACATGGAACTCAACCTCGAGAG TGAAGGATATAACTTACCAGAAAGTCCGTTTTAA
- the LOC101220072 gene encoding scarecrow-like transcription factor PAT1, whose translation MKEPSRKKVPNQSYGFCEQPLQEPGSCYWPPINHGGGLYSDDVLDQNHLPSESFKQYCNVESSSGTSSYPHQNSSSTASLTSIGSPSSHQECHSYPIDPYYSPDNNCGSPISRSCLTDDAADDLRHKIRELETAMLGPDADGLDVYSITEPVHPLLPMQDAGWKDVTEIISRRDLKEMLCACARAIDENDMMTGEWLVSELRGMVSVSGEPIQRLGAYLLEALVARTACSGSSIYKALRCKEPIGAELLSYMHVLYEICPYFKFGYLSANGAIAEAIKGENRVHIIDFQIAQGNQWITLLQALANRPGGPPKVTITGIDDSTSAFARGGGLEIVRKRLLILAESLKIPFEFHGIAGSASEIQREDLKVQPGEAIAVSFSLVLHHMPDENVGSQNHRDRILQLVKSLSPKVVTVVELESNNNTAPFLSRFLQTLKYYTAVFESIDVTLPRDHKERISVEQHCLARDIVNLVACEGTERVERHELFRKWRSRLFMAGFKPHPLSPFVNATIEALLKNYCDKYTLEEKDGALYLGWLNQNLVTSSAWI comes from the coding sequence ATGAAGGAACCTTCACGAAAGAAAGTTCCAAATCAATCTTATGGGTTCTGTGAACAACCACTGCAAGAACCCGGGTCCTGTTACTGGCCTCCTATCAACCATGGAGGTGGCCTGTATTCTGACGATGTATTAGATCAAAATCACTTACCCTCTGAGTCTTTCAAACAGTATTGCAACGTTGAGTCGTCCTCGGGAACTAGTAGTTACCCACATCAAAATTCGTCCTCTACTGCTAGCTTGACATCAATTGGAAGCCCTTCCTCACATCAAGAGTGCCATTCATACCCTATAGACCCGTATTATTCTCCCGACAATAACTGTGGCTCACCTATCAGTAGATCTTGTTTAACGGACGATGCTGCTGATGACTTAAGGCACAAGATCAGGGAATTGGAAACTGCAATGCTTGGACCTGATGCAGATGGGCTTGACGTCTATTCTATCACTGAACCAGTTCATCCTCTATTACCCATGCAAGATGCAGGGTGGAAAGATGTGACTGAGATAATCTCTAGAAGGGATTTGAAAGAGATGCTTTGTGCTTGTGCACGAGCAATAGATGAGAACGATATGATGACTGGAGAATGGTTGGTGTCAGAGTTACGTGGAATGGTCTCAGTTTCTGGTGAGCCGATTCAACGTTTAGGGGCTTACTTGTTAGAGGCACTTGTTGCAAGGACAGCATGTTCAGGTAGTTCTATCTACAAAGCCCTAAGATGTAAAGAGCCTATAGGTGCTGAACTGCTCTCATACATGCATGTTCTATATGAAATTTGCCCTTATTTCAAGTTTGGCTACCTTTCTGCAAATGGGGCAATTGCTGAAGCTATAAAAGGTGAAAATAGAGTTCACATAATTGATTTTCAGATAGCTCAGGGAAACCAATGGATCACGTTGTTGCAAGCTCTCGCCAATCGGCCTGGAGGGCCCCCAAAGGTTACTATTACAGGCATAGATGATTCCACTTCAGCTTTCGCTCGAGGAGGAGGGCTTGAGATTGTCAGAAAAAGGTTGTTGATTTTAGCGGAGTCATTAAAGATACCCTTTGAGTTCCATGGAATTGCAGGCTCTGCTTCTGAGATTCAACGTGAAGATCTAAAAGTTCAACCCGGTGAAGCAATTGCTGTGAGTTTTTCCTTGGTGCTGCACCATATGCCAGACGAAAATGTTGGCAGTCAGAATCACCGGGATCGAATTCTGCAGCTGGTCAAGAGCTTGTCCCCAAAAGTCGTGACGGTTGTCGAGCTCGAGTCAAACAACAATACAGCACCCTTTTTATCTCGTTTCCTCCAGACATTAAAGTATTATACTGCTGTTTTTGAATCCATAGATGTGACACTTCCAAGAGATCACAAGGAGCGAATCAGCGTGGAGCAACACTGTTTAGCTCGAGACATCGTAAATTTAGTAGCATGTGAGGGAACTGAAAGAGTCGAACGTCATGAACTTTTCAGGAAGTGGAGATCACGGTTGTTCATGGCTGGGTTTAAGCCACACCCTTTAAGCCCTTTTGTCAATGCTACTATTGAGGCTCTGCTAAAGAACTACTGTGATAAGTACACACTTGAAGAAAAGGATGGAGCTCTATATCTTGGGTGGTTGAACCAAAATTTGGTTACCTCTAGTGCTTGGATTTGA
- the LOC101220311 gene encoding uncharacterized protein LOC101220311: MEALVSNPLITHPTLPPSTTFPLKPRSNSIHNRRRTPAFAAIDGASLLPADSTQVQITWQIFVGAIAGVTPFVVAGIEFSKRIRVQKRCKECGGSGLVLRDDDYFRCPECGGFLPWQSWRRFFWG, translated from the exons ATGGAAGCCTTAGTTTCTAACCCTCTTATTACCCATCCCACTCTTCCTCCTTCCACTACTTTTCCCCTCAAACCGCGCTCTAATTCCATCCATAATCGGAGACGAACACCCGCGTTTGCTGCCATTGACGGTGCTTCTTTGCTTCCAGCTGACTCCACTCAGGTTCAAATCACATGGCAAATTTTCGTTGGAGCGATTG CTGGAGTGACGCCCTTTGTGGTGGCCGGAATCGAATTCAGCAAGAGaatt AGGGTGCAAAAGAGATGTAAAGAATGTGGTGGTTCGGGGCTTGTTCTTAGAGATGATGACTACTTTCGTTGCCCCGAATGTG GTGGTTTTTTGCCATGGCAGTCATGGAGGCGATTCTTTTGGGGATAA
- the WRKY17 gene encoding probable WRKY transcription factor 20-like, whose product MDPTDSDLPDPSNASSGAKYKLLSPAKLPISRSPCITIPPGLSPTSFLDSPVEPSPTTGSFTKLPMAHDSSGSAIYPMTSMAFSNTNASDEGRSNYFEFKPYVGPNMVPADLSHRKGEQFSEVQGQPQPFTAPPMTKMEISVMSNDLSRSTQMDTHTVASGVSVPEANGDEINHSLNTNSRVQAPQSDPKGSGIPVVSDRLSDDGYNWRKYGQKHVKGSEFPRSYYKCTHPNCEVKKLFERSHDGQITDIIYKGTHDHPKPQPSRRYSASASMNVQEDGTDKPSSLPGQDDRSCSMYAQTMHTIEPNGTTDPSMPANDRITEGAGTTLPCKNHDEVDDDDIYLKRRKMELGGFDVCPMVKPIREPRVVVQTLSEVDILDDGYRWRKYGQKVVRGNPNPRSYYKCTNVGCPVRKHVERASHDPKAVITTYEGKHNHDVPTAKTSSHDVTGPSTIPSSRYRLEESDTISLDLGVGIGTGGENRSNEYRQALHSQLVENRAPSGNFNFEVVQENSAPTYFGVLNRSVIN is encoded by the exons atgGACCCCACTGATTCCGACCTCCCCGATCCATCTAATGCCTCCTCCGGTGCTAAGTACAAGCTCTTGTCTCCCGCCAAGCTTCCGATCTCCAGGTCCCCTTGCATTACCATCCCTCCTGGCCTCAGTCCCACTTCATTTCTCGACTCTCCT GTAGAACCTTCTCCGACTACTGGGTCCTTTACCAAGCTTCCAATGGCACATGACTCTTCTGGCTCAGCGATTTATCCAATGACCAGCATGGCTTTCTCAAATACTAACGCCTCGGATGAAGGAAGATCCAACTACTTTGAGTTCAAACCATATGTTGGACCAAATATG GTTCCTGCAGATTTGAGTCATAGGAAAGGTGAACAATTTTCTGAAGTTCAAGGTCAACCTCAACCTTTTACTGCTCCACCCATGACTAAAATGGAGATCAGTGTCATGTCAAATGATTTGAGTCGATCAACCCAGATGGACACACATACAGTTGCCTCAGGGGTTAGTGTTCCTGAAGCCAATGGAGATGAGATCAACCATAGTTTGAACACAAATAGCAGGGTTCAGGCTCCACAATCTGATCCAAAAGGCAGTGGTATTCCAGTAGTTTCAGATAGGTTATCTGATGATGGATATAACTGGCGGAAGTATGGACAGAAGCATGTTAAAGGGAGTGAATTTCCGCGTAGCTATTATAAATGTACCCATCCTAACTGTGAAGTGAAAAAGCTCTTTGAACGCTCCCATGATGGGCAAATAACTGATATTATCTATAAAGGTACCCATGATCATCCTAAGCCTCAGCCAAGCCGGCGATATTCTGCCAGTGCTTCTATGAATGTTCAAGAAGATGGGACTGATAAGCCTTCATCTTTACCTGGCCAAGATG ACAGGTCTTGCAGCATGTATGCTCAGACAATGCATACCATTGAGCCAAATGGAACTACAGATCCATCCATGCCTGCAAATGATAGGATCACTGAAGGTGCAGGAACAACTCTGCCATGCAAGAATCACGATGAGGTTGATGATGATGACATATACTTGAAACGGAG GAAAATGGAACTTGGTGGTTTTGATGTCTGCCCAATGGTTAAACCAATCAGGGAACCGCGTGTTGTGGTTCAAACTCTAAGTGAGGTTGATATACTGGATGATGGGTATCGCTGGCGGAAATATGGTCAGAAGGTAGTGAGAGGAAATCCCAACCCGAG GAGTTATTACAAATGCACAAATGTTGGATGCCCTGTTCGAAAACATGTTGAAAGAGCATCCCATGACCCAAAAGCTGTTATAACTACATATGAAGGGAAACATAATCACGATGTTCCCACTGCAAAAACTAGTAGCCATGATGTCACAGGCCCATCGACAATTCCATCATCAAGGTATAGACTCGAGGAGAGTGACACCATAAGCCTTGATCTCGGCGTTGGCATTGGCACAGGTGGTGAGAATAGATCAAATGAATACAGGCAGGCATTGCATTCACAACTTGTTGAAAACCGAGCTCCAAGTGGGAATTTCAACTTTGAAGTAGTTCAAGAGAACTCGGCACCGACCTATTTCGGTGTGCTCAATAGAAGTGTTATAAATTAG